A part of Antechinus flavipes isolate AdamAnt ecotype Samford, QLD, Australia chromosome 6, AdamAnt_v2, whole genome shotgun sequence genomic DNA contains:
- the KCNA4 gene encoding potassium voltage-gated channel subfamily A member 4, with the protein MEVAMVSAESSGCNSHMPYGYAAQARARERERLAHSRAAAAAAVAAATAAVEGSGGSGGGSGSHHHHQNRGACSSHDPQSSRSSRRRRRQQRASEKKKIHHRQSSFPHCSDLMPSGSEEKILRELSEEEEEEEEEEEEEEDGRFYYSEDDHGDECSYTDLLPQDDGGGGGYSSVRYSDCCERVVINVSGLRFETQMKTLAQFPETLLGDPEKRTQYFDPLRNEYFFDRNRPSFDAILYYYQSGGRLKRPVNVPFDIFTEEVKFYQLGEEALLKFREDEGFVREEEDKALPENEFKKQIWLLFEYPESSSPARGIAIVSVLVILISIVIFCLETLPEFRDDKELIMAMSAGGRGLLPNDTMSSHLENSGHTIFNDPFFIVETVCIIWFSFEFVVRCFACPSQALFFKNIMNIIDIVSILPYFITLGTDLAQQQGGGNGQQQQAMSFAILRIIRLVRVFRIFKLSRHSKGLQILGHTLRASMRELGLLIFFLFIGVILFSSAVYFAEADEPTTHFQSIPDAFWWAVVTMTTVGYGDMKPITVGGKIVGSLCAIAGVLTIALPVPVIVSNFNYFYHRETENEEQTQMTQNAVSCPYLPSNLLKKFRSSTSSSFGDKSEYLEMEEGVKESLCAKEEKCQGKGDDSETEKKNCTNAKTVETDV; encoded by the coding sequence ATGGAGGTTGCAATGGTAAGTGCCGAGAGCTCGGGGTGCAACAGTCACATGCCTTATGGATACGCCGCTCAGGCCCGGGCCAGGGAGAGGGAGCGCCTAGCGCATTCTAGGGCCGCTGCTGCCGCGGCAGTGGCCGCGGCCACAGCCGCAGTGGAAGGCAGCGGGGGCTCAGGAGGAGGTAGCGGCTCTCATCACCACCATCAGAATCGGGGGGCCTGCTCTTCCCATGACCCACAGAGCAGCCGGAGCAGCAGaaggcggcggcggcagcagcgggCTTCGGAGAAGAAGAAAATCCATCATCGCCAAAGCAGCTTTCCTCATTGCTCGGACCTCATGCCTAGTGGTTCGGAAGAAAAAATCCTGAGGGAGCTgagtgaggaagaggaggaggaggaagaggaggaggaagaggaagaagatgggaGGTTTTATTATAGCGAGGATGACCATGGGGATGAATGTTCCTACACAGACCTGCTGCCTCAGgatgatgggggtgggggtggctaCAGTTCTGTTCGCTATAGTGACTGCTGCGAGAGGGTGGTCATCAACGTATCGGGCCTACGCTTCGAGACCCAAATGAAAACCCTAGCCCAGTTTCCAGAGACCCTACTGGGAGATCCTGAGAAAAGGACTCAGTATTTTGACCCTTTACGTAATGAGTATTTTTTTGACCGGAATCGGCCCAGTTTCGATGCCATCTTGTATTACTACCAGTCAGGGGGGCGTCTGAAGAGACCAGTCAACGTTCCTTTTGACATCTTCACGGAAGAAGTGAAGTTCTACCAGCTGGGAGAGGAGGCCCTCCTCAAATTTCGGGAAGACGAGGGCTTTGTaagggaggaggaagacaagGCTTTGCCTGAAAATGAGTTCAAGAAACAGATCTGGCTGCTCTTCGAATACCCGGAAAGTTCCAGTCCGGCAAGGGGCATCGCCATAGTCTCGGTCCTGGTCATCTTGATCTCCATCGTCATCTTTTGCCTGGAGACTCTGCCAGAGTTCCGGGACGACAAGGAGCTCATCATGGCCATGAGTGCTGGGGGGCGGGGCCTGTTGCCCAATGACACCATGTCTTCACACCTGGAGAACTCCGGACACACGATCTTCAATGATCCCTTTTTCATAGTGGAGACGGTCTGCATCATCTGGTTCTCCTTCGAGTTTGTGGTCCGCTGCTTTGCCTGCCCGAGCCAAGCCCTGTTCTTCAAGAACATCATGAACATCATTGACATTGTTTCCATTTTGCCTTACTTCATCACCCTGGGCACCGATCTGGCCCAGCAACAAGGGGGTGGCAATGGTCAACAGCAGCAGGCCATGTCCTTTGCCATCCTGAGGATCATTCGCCTGGTCCGGGTGTTCCGGATCTTCAAGCTCTCCAGACACTCCAAGGGCCTTCAGATCCTGGGCCACACCCTCAGGGCCAGCATGCGGGAACTGGGCCTTCtgatctttttcctcttcatcggGGTCATCCTGTTTTCCAGTGCTGTGTACTTTGCCGAAGCAGATGAGCCTACTACGCATTTCCAAAGCATCCCGGATGCCTTTTGGTGGGCTGTGGTGACCATGACAACTGTGGGCTATGGGGACATGAAGCCCATCACAGTGGGGGGCAAGATAGTGGGGTCCCTGTGTGCCATTGCAGGTGTGTTAACCATTGCTTTGCCAGTGCCAGTGATTGTTTCCAACTTTAACTATTTCTACCACAGAGAGACTGAAAACGAAGAGCAGACGCAGATGACCCAGAACGCGGTCAGCTGCCCGTATCTCCCCTCTAACTTGCTGAAGAAATTCCGGAGTTCAACTTCTTCTTCCTTCGGAGACAAGTCTGAGTATCTGGAGATGGAAGAAGGAGTGAAGGAGTCTCTTtgtgcaaaagaggaaaaatgtcaGGGGAAGGGGGACGacagtgaaacagaaaaaaaaaactgcaccaATGCCAAGACTGTGGAGACTGACGTGTGA